The sequence below is a genomic window from Pelosinus sp. IPA-1.
CAATATTGCGAATGAGTTCACTAACATAATACCCAACACCCTTTTTACCAAATTGACCAAAAGATGCCAGATCTTTACGAATTTGTTCAGGAGTTACACCTAAACGTTGTCCCAACTCTTCTGAAGAAATAATCTCCATACCCTCTTCCTGGCTAAGTCTAAGAGTACGAAAATACAATGGTAAACGGTCTATAGTAGCCTTAGAAATGGCATTCTTATCCTTAATATCTCTCACTCAAAAGCCTCCTCTAATGTCAGTGGCAAGCGCTGCTAATAACATTTTTTTCTCTTTTCTCTAGTATGTACAATTTCTCACATAAACCAGAAAATCCTGCCTCAGAATTAGAGATTATTCAAATTTTATTTTATTTTTTTAATTATTATCTATGTTTTTTTACTAATCATACCAATTTTCTCTTTTTTTTCCTGCATTTTATCTTAATATGCAATTAAGGCATAAACTGCATTCTTAAATACTTTCTTTTCCCCAATAGCAAAAATAGAGCGCAATCGCTCTATTTTTTGAAACATCTTTATATTACTTTTCTTAAAGAATAACCTTGATCATAACGCTGCTGATTTTATTGCAATAACACCAGCGCAAATTGAGTATATATTATGTGTGTGAAAAATTTTAGTATTCGCATTATTTATGAAAAAATCATAGTCACATAGTCAGATAATATTCTTTTCTCTAGTATGTACAATTTCTCACATAAGGCCAAAAATCCTGCTTCAAAATTAAAAATTATTCAAATTTTATTATATTTTTTAATTATTACTATTATGCAGCTAAGGCATAAACCGCATTCTCAAAGACTTTCTTTTCCGCAATAGCAAAAAAATAGAGCCCAAGGCTCTATTTTTGAAAACATCCTTATATTACTTTTCTTAAAGAATGACCTTGATCATAACGCTGCTGATTCTGTTGCCAAACAACAACAATCAGCGCATTTAACAACCAAAACAACATAGATAATTGTATATTAAACAGTACATAGTCTGTAAATCCATTTACAATAAGGCCACAAATCGCTCCTACTATCCCCAGCATAACACCTGATGAATGATATGCTGCTTCTTTTATCGAGGACAAAGCTAAACGAAAGTGTCCATACATCATAACTAAAAAAGCAAACAAACCTGGAATACCAATCTCAGCAGCAATATTTAAGTACATATTATGTGCGTGAAAAATTTTAGTATTCGCATTATTTATGAAAAAGTCATAGTCAGGATATACCATCCAATAAGCACCCCAACCGATACCGAAAAAAGGTTTATCCATTATCATTGCAATGGTGCTTTCCCATAAGGCAATCCGCAAAGTAGATGAGGTATCTGTAGGATTTGTTATGGACATAATCCGCTCTAATAAGGCATCATGAGCAAAAAATCCAACAATAGGTACTACCAGCAGCAACCAAAAGATTTTACGATTACACAACATGCCATACATGCCAATGATTGCTAATACACTGAGCCAAGCACCCCGTGAATAGGTAAGAACTAAACACCCACCAAATAGAATAACCAACGCAGCCAGGATCACCTTACTATTGAGCGTAGCCGCTTTATATCCCATACCTGCAGCGATGGCCATCATAGTTACTAAAAAACCAGCTAATAAATTAGGATTTTCTAAGGTAGAAAATACTCTCATTTTAAGATCAGGAAATTGTGCTCCATCTACCCACTCAACGGCTGAAACCGTTGCGCCAAAGAAGTACTGATAAAATCCATATAAGGAAACTACTAAGGCTGATGCTAACAGACTCCATATCAATCGTTTCACTTGGCCTCGAGAGCGAATGTTATTGACAGCTAAATAGTAAATCAATATGTATCTTCCCATTAAATTATAGTAATTATAAAAACTAAATCCTCGGTCCGGTGAAGCCCATATAGAAGCCGCAGATAATACAACTAACAAAGCTATCCCAAAATCAAAAGGAGTTGCCTTAAAATCCATCCTGCGCATTACAGCCATTTTTCCTAGCCATACCAGTGCACCAAGGCCTAAAAAACCACTGCTGATCTTCAGTGACAGCGGCAAAAAAAAGGTCACCGCCAGAATGCAGTGCTCAATTATATATTCTAAAAAATACTGTGTTTGGGTCGTTCTATATGTTATATACACAATTTCACCTGTCTAATAGCATTTGCTATTTAATATTTTCTTTCAATACAATACTATTTACAAATGCCAAATTCAATGCCATTTTTTATTATAACCAAGAACAAATCATTTGTCTACTTACATATTATTTTCCTAGCCTCACCAATTAAGTACAACGAGCCTGCAATGCAGATTACATTGCCCTCTCCAGCTAATAATTTGGCTTTTTGCAAACCTTCATTAATAGAGTGAGCTACTTCTATATAAGCCGCTTGTATTTCCCGGGCAACATCCTCTGGCTTACCCGCCCTCTGGGAGATAGGAGCTACTACAACCACCTTATCCTCAGGACATATTAGGGTTGTAACAATTGTTTTCACATCTTTATCTTGTAAAATTCCCAATAAGAATACAATTTCTTTATGTCCATAAAATTGATCTAAATTTTCACGCAGCGCTCTTGCTCCATCTGGATTATGAGCTCCATCAATAATAATCGTTGGGCTTTTCGATACGATTTCAAATCTTCCAGGCCAACAAACTTGGCATAAACCTTTTTCAATTGCTGGTAAATCAATTCTTTTTTCACTTTTCCCTAGGATCACTGCTGTCATAACCGCAACTGCACAATTATCAACTTGGTGAGCACCTAAAAGATTGACAGCAAAGTTTCCAATTTCCTCTTGCTCTTTAAGCTTTACTCCTACTTTTTGATAATGTTCCTCCATTCCGAGAAAAGTCCCAGAAAAGTCTTGCCCATTTACATAACATGCAGTGGATTTCTCCTGAGCAGTTTTTATTATCACCTCTAAGGCTTGCCCTTTAGCTGCTGTAACTACGGGGACTCCTTGCTTAATAATACCGGATTTATGATGCGCAATTTCTTCTATCGTGCTACCACACTTATCTATATGATCTAATGTAACATTTGTAATGACAGATAAAATTGGCATAATAACATTGGTCGAGTCAAGCAATCCACCTAAACCCACTTCAATGACAGCATACTCTACTTCACACGATGCAAAATAGTAAAA
It includes:
- a CDS encoding O-antigen ligase family protein, which produces MYITYRTTQTQYFLEYIIEHCILAVTFFLPLSLKISSGFLGLGALVWLGKMAVMRRMDFKATPFDFGIALLVVLSAASIWASPDRGFSFYNYYNLMGRYILIYYLAVNNIRSRGQVKRLIWSLLASALVVSLYGFYQYFFGATVSAVEWVDGAQFPDLKMRVFSTLENPNLLAGFLVTMMAIAAGMGYKAATLNSKVILAALVILFGGCLVLTYSRGAWLSVLAIIGMYGMLCNRKIFWLLLVVPIVGFFAHDALLERIMSITNPTDTSSTLRIALWESTIAMIMDKPFFGIGWGAYWMVYPDYDFFINNANTKIFHAHNMYLNIAAEIGIPGLFAFLVMMYGHFRLALSSIKEAAYHSSGVMLGIVGAICGLIVNGFTDYVLFNIQLSMLFWLLNALIVVVWQQNQQRYDQGHSLRKVI
- a CDS encoding folylpolyglutamate synthase/dihydrofolate synthase family protein yields the protein MTYEESLSYLANLNKFGINLGLARIEKLLELMDHPEKKFKSIHVAGTNGKGSTTAMLASILNNGGIKTGMYTSPHLAEYTERMIVDGQEASPEEFAQAIAYTSQFVDRIVLQGFDHPTEFEVLTAAAFYYFASCEVEYAVIEVGLGGLLDSTNVIMPILSVITNVTLDHIDKCGSTIEEIAHHKSGIIKQGVPVVTAAKGQALEVIIKTAQEKSTACYVNGQDFSGTFLGMEEHYQKVGVKLKEQEEIGNFAVNLLGAHQVDNCAVAVMTAVILGKSEKRIDLPAIEKGLCQVCWPGRFEIVSKSPTIIIDGAHNPDGARALRENLDQFYGHKEIVFLLGILQDKDVKTIVTTLICPEDKVVVVAPISQRAGKPEDVAREIQAAYIEVAHSINEGLQKAKLLAGEGNVICIAGSLYLIGEARKIICK